The window AAGTTTATTTTATGGAAGGAAAATTTGATATCAGAAATATTAAGAAATGGAATACTGCTATATTTTTCTATATTTTACTGCCTCTGGATTCAGGCATTGAGGAGGTATTTTTCCATTTAAAGCAGAAAGAACATTCTCTGCAACCATTATTGCCATCCTTGAACGTGTTTCATAAGATGCAGAGCCAACATGAGGGGCAAGGACAACATTTTTCAATGAAAGAATTTCATCGCTTACCTCTGGCTCATTTTCATAAACATCTAAAGCTGCGCCTCCTATCCATCCTTCCTTGAGTGCTTTTATCAATGCTTTTTCATCTATGCACTTGCCACGAGATGTATTTATAAGATATGCTGTTTTTTTCATCATTTTTAACTCCTTTTCTCCTATTATATGATATGTTTCCTTAGTTAAAGGAAGATGAAGTGAGACAAAGTCAGATTCTTCAAGCAATTCTTTTAGACTGACAAAATTTGCTCCAGTTTCCTTTTCAAATTCCTCATCTCTTTTCCTGCTATAATATAAAATTTTCATTGAAAAGCCACTTGCACGCCTTGCAAAAGCCTTACCTATCCTCCCCAAGCCTATCACGCCAAGAGTTTTCCCGTATATATCTCTTCCAAGAAGAAGCATTGGAGCCCATCCTTTAAACTTTTTCTGCCTCATGAACTCATCTCCTTCAACAATTCTTCTTGCAATTGCCATCATCAAAGCCCAGGCTAAATCTGCAACAGTTTCGGTAAGCACACCAGGTGTGTTTGTTACAAATATCCCTCTTTTTGTTGCCTCAGCAATATCTATATTATCAATTCCAACCGCATAGTTTGCTATTACTTTAAGATTTTTTCCATTTTCCATAACTTCAGCATCTATTTTATCTGTGAGCAGGCATATCAAAGCATCCTTTCCCCTCACTCCTTCTATAATCTCTTCCTTGCTTGGAGGAGTATCCCCTTCATATATCTCAATCTCATGTCCTTTAAGCAATTCCATTCCTTCATCTGGCAGGCGCCTTGTGATGAATATTTTCGCCATGGTTATATATCAGCCATTTTTAAAAAATACTCATGAATTCTTGTATCACCTGTAAGTTCTGGATGGAAAGAAAGAGCAAGCATATTTTTCTGCTTTGCCATCACTATATAATCATTAAATTTTGCCATAATTTCAACACCCCTTCCAGCTTTTTCTATTAAAGGGGCTCTTATAAAAATGCAATTGAACTCTCCTATCCTCTCTATATTCAACTTTGCCTCAAAACTATCCTTTTGTCTTCCAAAGGCATTTCTCCTTACCCATATATCCATAAGCCCGAGAGTTTCTACTTCCTCATTTTTCCCAATAATTATGCATCCAGCACATGTTCCCATAACTGGCTTTCCAATGCCTGCAAAATTTTTAATTTCTTCCGCAACCCCACTTTTAATCATCAACTTGCTTATTGTAGTGCTCTCCCCTCCAGGAATAATCAATGCATCAGCCTCCCTTACTTCCTCCCTTTTAATAGTTGCAAAGGCATATCCCTCTCCAATTCTTTCAATTGCTTTATTTGCTATTTCAACATGCTCTTCAACATCCCCCTGAAAGGAAAGAACAGCAACT of the Thermoplasmatales archaeon genome contains:
- a CDS encoding D-glycerate dehydrogenase codes for the protein MAKIFITRRLPDEGMELLKGHEIEIYEGDTPPSKEEIIEGVRGKDALICLLTDKIDAEVMENGKNLKVIANYAVGIDNIDIAEATKRGIFVTNTPGVLTETVADLAWALMMAIARRIVEGDEFMRQKKFKGWAPMLLLGRDIYGKTLGVIGLGRIGKAFARRASGFSMKILYYSRKRDEEFEKETGANFVSLKELLEESDFVSLHLPLTKETYHIIGEKELKMMKKTAYLINTSRGKCIDEKALIKALKEGWIGGAALDVYENEPEVSDEILSLKNVVLAPHVGSASYETRSRMAIMVAENVLSALNGKIPPQCLNPEAVKYRKI
- the pdxT gene encoding pyridoxal 5'-phosphate synthase glutaminase subunit PdxT, whose translation is MKVAVLSFQGDVEEHVEIANKAIERIGEGYAFATIKREEVREADALIIPGGESTTISKLMIKSGVAEEIKNFAGIGKPVMGTCAGCIIIGKNEEVETLGLMDIWVRRNAFGRQKDSFEAKLNIERIGEFNCIFIRAPLIEKAGRGVEIMAKFNDYIVMAKQKNMLALSFHPELTGDTRIHEYFLKMADI